In Roseiconus lacunae, one genomic interval encodes:
- a CDS encoding methyl-accepting chemotaxis protein translates to MATNRPVDTKTSKRPVQPSDELPGSHDHHEDHSAIDQVEELMTVIDRAVLGDYSEQITVTGDDAVGHLADGLRTVLADISQTKEKLADSQGQLDAINRSQAVIEFNLDGTIITANDNFLSALGYRLDEIQGNHHRMFVTDEESRSPEYRQFWSDLASGRFSSGEYERVRSDGSHIWIQASYNPVLDAEGKPYKVVKFASDITEEKLRATDHQGQLNAIGKSQAVIEFDLDGTIRTANENFLGVVGYSLSEIQGKHHSLFVDRDYANTAEYRNFWSDLASGRFQAGEFQRFDRSGNEVWIQASYNPILDPSGKPYKVVKYASDITESKKLLQQVAEAEKASKEAAQRSTEAVEEILDVISRAQEGDYSREITTVGEDSIGSLAEGMRKFIAEKQIADKEIARIQSMMEQTPINTMFADREFIIQYMNPASVNTLRRLQEHLPCRADEMIGQCIDIFHKNPAHQRRMLADPSQLPVKADIKVGPETLSLLVSPVFDQNREYLGAMVTWDVITERLAMEKQIQDKIEEDRIKTEETQRKVEIVLGLVNSVADGNFEVAFPDLGADGIGQVADAMSKMVGSVRDALVEVREVSTTVATASTEMSSAAEEISRGAQQQAARLEETASSLEEITTTVKQNSDNAQEARALANGSRDVASEGGKVVGDAVQAMREINASSKQISDIITTIDEIAFQTNLLALNAAVEAARAGEQGRGFAVVASEVRNLAQRSASSAKEIKSLIQDSASKVEKGTELVNKSGETLGEIVDSVKRVTDIVAEIAAASQEQLTGIEQVTKAVTQIDQLTQANASQTEEMAGTSGSVLNHARSLDQMVSRFQLGTGGPSHTASHAPAPAAPHRAPAPPAAPAAGGHDDFMDF, encoded by the coding sequence ATGGCCACCAATCGACCTGTAGATACCAAAACTTCTAAGCGACCCGTTCAACCGTCCGACGAGTTGCCCGGTAGCCACGATCATCACGAAGACCACAGCGCGATCGACCAGGTCGAAGAGCTGATGACCGTCATCGACCGCGCCGTCCTGGGCGACTACTCCGAACAAATCACCGTGACCGGTGACGACGCCGTCGGACACCTTGCCGATGGTTTGCGAACCGTCTTGGCTGACATTTCCCAAACCAAAGAAAAACTGGCCGATTCCCAAGGTCAACTCGATGCGATCAACCGTTCACAAGCGGTCATTGAGTTTAACCTAGACGGAACGATCATCACCGCAAATGACAACTTTTTGTCAGCGCTCGGTTACCGTTTGGATGAAATCCAAGGTAATCATCACCGCATGTTCGTGACCGATGAAGAATCACGTTCACCGGAATACCGTCAGTTTTGGTCGGACCTCGCCAGCGGACGATTCAGCTCCGGCGAATACGAACGCGTCCGCAGCGACGGAAGCCATATCTGGATTCAAGCATCCTATAATCCCGTCTTAGACGCCGAAGGCAAGCCCTACAAGGTGGTTAAGTTTGCTTCGGATATCACCGAAGAAAAACTTCGCGCCACCGATCACCAAGGCCAACTCAACGCGATCGGAAAATCACAAGCGGTCATCGAGTTTGATCTCGACGGTACGATCCGCACCGCCAACGAAAATTTCCTTGGCGTGGTCGGGTACTCACTCAGCGAAATCCAGGGCAAACACCACAGCCTGTTTGTCGATCGTGATTATGCCAACACGGCCGAGTATCGAAACTTCTGGTCCGATTTGGCCAGCGGCCGATTCCAAGCCGGCGAATTCCAACGCTTCGATCGCAGCGGAAACGAGGTTTGGATTCAGGCTTCATACAATCCGATCTTGGATCCTTCGGGTAAACCTTACAAGGTCGTAAAGTACGCGTCGGACATCACCGAGAGCAAAAAACTGCTCCAGCAAGTTGCCGAGGCAGAGAAGGCAAGCAAGGAAGCGGCTCAACGTTCAACCGAGGCGGTCGAGGAGATCCTTGACGTCATTAGTCGAGCGCAAGAGGGGGACTACTCTCGTGAGATCACCACCGTCGGGGAAGACTCGATCGGAAGTCTTGCCGAAGGGATGCGGAAATTTATCGCCGAAAAGCAAATCGCGGACAAGGAAATCGCTCGCATCCAATCGATGATGGAGCAAACACCGATCAACACGATGTTTGCCGATCGTGAGTTCATCATTCAATACATGAACCCGGCTTCGGTCAATACGCTGCGTCGATTGCAAGAGCACCTGCCTTGCCGCGCCGACGAAATGATCGGTCAATGCATCGATATCTTCCACAAGAACCCCGCCCACCAACGCCGCATGCTGGCCGACCCCAGCCAGCTTCCGGTCAAAGCCGATATCAAGGTCGGGCCGGAAACGCTTAGCTTGTTGGTCAGCCCGGTCTTCGACCAAAATCGCGAGTACCTCGGTGCGATGGTGACTTGGGATGTCATCACCGAACGCTTGGCGATGGAAAAACAAATTCAGGACAAGATCGAAGAAGATCGAATCAAGACCGAAGAAACGCAACGCAAGGTCGAAATCGTTTTGGGCTTGGTCAATTCGGTTGCCGACGGCAATTTTGAAGTTGCCTTCCCCGATCTCGGCGCCGACGGTATCGGTCAAGTCGCCGATGCGATGTCGAAAATGGTTGGCTCGGTTCGGGACGCACTGGTCGAGGTTCGCGAAGTTTCGACGACGGTTGCGACGGCCTCCACCGAGATGTCCAGTGCCGCCGAGGAAATCTCACGCGGTGCCCAGCAGCAAGCCGCACGCCTCGAAGAAACCGCGTCTAGCTTGGAAGAAATCACCACCACGGTCAAGCAAAACAGCGACAACGCTCAAGAGGCTCGTGCCCTTGCCAACGGATCACGCGATGTGGCCTCGGAAGGTGGTAAGGTCGTCGGTGACGCGGTTCAGGCGATGCGAGAAATCAACGCATCGAGCAAGCAAATCTCCGACATCATCACCACGATCGACGAGATCGCCTTCCAAACGAACTTGCTGGCACTCAATGCCGCCGTCGAAGCCGCACGTGCCGGCGAACAAGGACGCGGCTTTGCCGTCGTCGCTTCAGAAGTTCGTAATCTCGCCCAACGCAGTGCGTCGTCGGCGAAAGAGATCAAGAGCCTGATCCAAGACTCGGCCAGCAAGGTCGAGAAAGGTACCGAATTGGTCAACAAGTCGGGCGAAACGCTGGGTGAAATCGTCGATTCGGTCAAACGAGTCACTGACATCGTTGCCGAAATCGCCGCCGCTTCGCAGGAGCAATTGACGGGGATCGAACAGGTCACCAAGGCGGTCACGCAGATCGATCAACTGACCCAAGCAAACGCCAGTCAGACCGAGGAAATGGCTGGTACGAGCGGCTCAGTTCTCAACCATGCCCGAAGCCTGGATCAGATGGTTAGCCGATTCCAACTCGGTACCGGCGGACCGTCACACACCGCTTCGCACGCTCCCGCACCGGCGGCACCACACCGTGCCCCCGCCCCACCTGCGGCACCGGCCGCTGGCGGTCACGATGACTTCATGGACTTCTAG
- a CDS encoding chemotaxis protein CheW — protein sequence MTTTEEVEPISDAADVVQMTDLSTDGNQFLTFTLQDEEFGIEILRVQEIKGLSRITPIPNMPFHIRGVMNLRGTVVPIIDLRAKFAMPEVDYNQFTVIIVVTIGDKVIGLVVDAVSDVLNVAEENIESAPDLGGQADTTFMTGIAKSGDRLITLLNMDDLIGAETVSI from the coding sequence ATGACAACAACCGAAGAAGTAGAACCAATCTCTGACGCCGCGGACGTGGTCCAGATGACTGACTTGTCAACCGACGGGAATCAGTTCTTGACGTTCACGTTACAGGACGAGGAGTTCGGCATCGAGATTCTGCGAGTCCAAGAGATCAAAGGGCTTTCGAGAATCACTCCGATCCCCAACATGCCGTTTCATATTCGCGGCGTCATGAACCTCCGCGGCACCGTCGTTCCGATCATCGACTTGAGAGCCAAGTTTGCGATGCCGGAAGTCGACTACAACCAATTCACCGTGATCATCGTCGTCACCATCGGCGACAAGGTGATCGGACTGGTGGTTGACGCCGTAAGCGACGTCTTGAACGTCGCCGAAGAAAACATCGAATCGGCCCCCGATCTTGGTGGCCAAGCCGACACAACATTCATGACCGGCATCGCCAAATCCGGCGATCGGCTGATCACGTTGTTGAACATGGATGATCTGATCGGGGCGGAAACCGTCTCCATCTAA